Proteins from a single region of Theobroma cacao cultivar B97-61/B2 chromosome 10, Criollo_cocoa_genome_V2, whole genome shotgun sequence:
- the LOC18586235 gene encoding uncharacterized protein LOC18586235: MFLSSNDTTETKLSLKLLIDKRANKVLFAEAGKELVDFLSHVRSLPVGTFIRLLKSQNMVACMDNVYQSLENLNEAYVQPNQHKNFLLKPDMPYVVTSVPPLLPDTSQDPAQRKFYTCANNHRYVIDILNAICPPCKSSMPSEVTFVCRNSDMAGSTTEGGIEKGLATSMVMDDLTITPMSMISGVAMLNKCNVKDFSALEEKMV, encoded by the coding sequence ATGTTTCTCAGCAGTAACGATACGACAGAAACCAAGCTAAGCTTGAAGCTGTTGATTGATAAAAGGGCCAATAAAGTCCTCTTTGCTGAAGCTGGAAAAGAGTTGGTGGATTTCCTATCCCACGTCCGGTCCTTGCCTGTAGGTACCTTTATCAGGCTCCTCAAAAGTCAAAACATGGTTGCCTGCATGGACAACGTGTACCAGAGCCTGGAAAACTTAAATGAAGCTTATGTGCAGCCCAATCAACATaagaattttctcttgaaaccTGATATGCCATATGTTGTAACCAGTGTTCCTCCCCTGTTGCCTGACACTAGTCAGGATCCAGCACAGAGAAAGTTCTATACATGTGCAAACAATCATCGTTACGTGATAGACATTTTAAACGCAATTTGTCCTCCCTGCAAGTCTTCAATGCCTAGTGAAGTGACTTTTGTTTGTAGGAATTCTGATATGGCGGGTTCAACTACTGAGGGAGGTATTGAGAAGGGCTTGGCTACATCCATGGTGATGGATGATTTAACGATAACACCAATGTCAATGATTTCTGGTGTTGCTATGCTAAATAAGTGCAATGTTAAGGATTTCAGTGCTCTTGAGGAAAAAATGGTTTGA
- the LOC18586237 gene encoding uncharacterized protein LOC18586237, whose amino-acid sequence MAATTEVSLKLLVDVRGERVLFAEAGKDFVDFLFNIMSLPVGTVVRLLNKEGMVCSLGKLYESIEKLSDVYMQPFQDKDALLKPKVFTSATTNLPHLLPDIESSEDSKQKCFYRCNYGCGWNIAEEPTATCPQCRNTMSCQVQIVATEKKSSFTSLSSSSTSTSSSEGEGGFVKGVVTYMVMDDLMVKPMSTISSIALLNRFNVKDIGALEEKTVKMGMDEAVQLLKATLRSKTVLTDVFFGKKGNVSHAY is encoded by the exons ATGGCAGCCACAACCGAAGTAAGCTTGAAGCTTCTAGTAGACGTGAGAGGCGAAAGAGTTTTGTTTGCGGAAGCTGGCAAAGACTTCGTTGATTTTCTCTTCAACATAATGTCATTACCTGTTGGCACCGTTGTTAGACTCCTTAACAAGGAAGGCATGGTGTGTTCCCTTGGAAAACTTTATGAAAGCATTGAAAAGTTGAGTGATGTTTATATGCAACCATTTCAGGACAAGGACGCCCTGTTGAAGCCTAAAGTTTTTACCTCTGCTACAACAAACTTGCCTCACTTGCTGCCTGATATTGAGTCATCAGAAgattcaaagcaaaaatgttTTTACAGATGTAACTATGGCTGCGGCTGGAATATTGCAGAGGAACCGACCGCTACTTGTCCTCAGTGTAGAAACACAATGAGTTGCCAGGTTCAAATTGTTGCGACAGAGAAAAAatcttcttttacttctttgtCTTCGTCTTCGACTTCGACTTCATCATCTGAAGGTGAGGGAGGATTTGTCAAAGGGGTGGTTACATACATGGTCATGGATGATCTTATGGTGAAGCCAATGTCAACTATTTCTAGTATAGCTTTGCTCAACAGGTTCAATGTTAAAGATATTGGGGCCCTTGAAGAGAAAACCGTCAAAATGGGCATGGATGAG GCTGTGCAATTGCTTAAGGCAACGTTGCGGTCCAAGACTGTGCTCACTGATGTCTTCTTTGGGAAGAAgggaaatgtctcacatgcctaTTAG
- the LOC18586238 gene encoding uncharacterized protein LOC18586238, with protein sequence MAPTGTVSLKLLVESTDQRVLFAEAGKDFVDFLFSILSLPVGAVTGLLTKQDIVGCLGNLYVSLESLSETYIQPTANKDTLLKPMVSNYTANVPRLLPNLQSSTSTINLYRCNGSYSTCRTYIANDSKSICPTCASVMSHKATFVNPPERAASSSDEGGYVKGVVTYMIMDDLVVRPMSTISCITLLNKFSVKDVGVLEEKAIDFGMDEGVKLLKASMQSKSVLTDVFLGKKVGQSEVTNPLAVYIRDLGNAHE encoded by the exons ATGGCTCCCACCGGCACTGTTAGCTTGAAGCTTCTGGTAGAGTCTACAGACCAGAGAGTTTTGTTTGCTGAAGCGGGGAAagattttgttgattttctgTTCAGCATTCTGTCTTTGCCTGTTGGCGCTGTCACGGGGCTTCTCACTAAACAAGACATAGTGGGGTGCCTTGGAAACCTTTACGTAAGCCTAGAAAGTCTGAGTGAAACTTACATACAGCCAACAGCAAACAAAGACACGCTTTTGAAGCCTATGGTTTCCAACTATACCGCAAATGTACCTCGCTTGTTGCCAAACTTGCAATCGTCAACATCCACCATTAACCTTTATAGGTGTAACGGTAGTTACAGTACCTGTCGAACCTATATTGCAAATGATTCGAAATCCATTTGTCCTACCTGCGCTTCTGTTATGAGCCACAAGGCAACCTTTGTTAATCCACCAGAGCGAGCTGCATCATCCTCTGACGAAGGAGGTTATGTCAAAGGGGTTGTTACTTATATGATAATGGATGATCTGGTAGTTAGGCCTATGTCAACTATTTCTTGTATCACTTTACTCAACAAGTTCAGTGTCAAGGATGTAGGGGTTCTTGAAGAGAAAGCGATTGATTTTGGAATGGATGAG GGTGTGAAATTGCTGAAGGCATCTATGCAGTCCAAGAGCGTGCTCACTGATGTGTTCCTTGGGAAGAAGGTGGGGCAAAGTGAGGTTACTAATCCTCTTGCAGTTTACATTCGTGATCTAGGAAATGCACATGAATGA
- the LOC18586240 gene encoding protein-tyrosine-phosphatase MKP1 isoform X1 yields the protein MVGKEDAPVNPRAPSCQLSGSRKMFWRSASWSSSRTSGQIPETEEKDLGADPNGNDGTNNGQTRRFPPPPLTPRSQQNCKARSCLPPLQPLSIARRSLDEWPKAGSDDIGEWPQPPTPSGNKSGERLKLDLSSIQRNNDKNGGLLKRDKIAFFDKECSKVAEHIYLGGDAVARDREILKQNGITHVLNCVGFVCPEYFKADFVYRTLWLQDSPSEDITSILYDVFDYFEDVREQGGRVFVHCCQGVSRSTSLVIAYLMWREGQSFDDAFQYVKAARGIADPNMGFACQLLQCQKRVHAFPLSPSSLLRMYRIAPHSPYDPLHLVPKMLNDPSPSVLDSRGAFIVQIPSAIYIWIGKNCESIMERDARGAVCQIVRYERVQGPIIMIKEGEEQAYFWDAFSNLLPLMDKPGNKVEVGESAVKICGERKVDAYNVDFEIFQKAIKGGFVPPFASSENEHETHLPARESSWSMLRRKFASGIMKEFVSAPKILLSRVYSDSMMIVHASSPSSTSSSSSSSSSPPYLSPDSISSDSSTCSKYFSESSLDSPSAISRSLPVSSTLSNLSNLSLVPSQTSSRPKSSSSEVVSVNLTSQPCSQTASSPLKKVSPSLAERRGSLSKSLKLPVMSDNVRVTNDPPCFLVKQDGVRINENNNSSCESDIEIVFDSKRGVRNGGDRLIQGSNLKISPGRIANADSRDKQSTFVNSCFEPWRNYPSQDGFGSAVPNRMEERIPACLGVIQPLICRWPSIERMTKFNRSDLDSKSAFAIFSRTTAVGKSEDRILYFWVGRSFHHDKSLIQFSSRVLGDREEIDWNQVCYHVLTQMGLPKDTPVKIVKEDEEPTEFLALLRML from the exons ATGGTGGGAAAAGAGGATGCTCCTGTTAATCCTAGGGCTCCATCATGCCAGCTTTCTGGCTCTCGGAAAATGTTTTGGCGTTCGGCTTCATGGTCCTCTTCTCGAACAAGTGGTCAAATTCCTGAAACTGAGGAGAAAGATCTAGGAGCAGATCCTAATGGTAATGATGGTACTAATAATGGACAAACTCGCCGGTTTCCGCCTCCTCCTTTAACCCCGCGCTCGCAACAGAATTGTAAGGCCAGGTCGTGTTTGCCACCTTTGCAGCCGTTGTCAATTGCGCGAAGGAGTTTGGATGAGTGGCCGAAGGCTGGTTCTGATGATATTGGTGAGTGGCCACAGCCACCGACCCCAAGTGGGAACAAGAGTGGTGAGAGGTTAAAGCTTGACTTATCGTCAATTCAGCGGAACAATGATAAGAATGGTGGGCTTTTGAAGAGGGATAAGATTGCTTTCTTTGATAAAGAATGCTCAAAAGTGGCAGAGCATATATATCTAGGTGGAGATGCTGTTGCGAGGGACAGGGAAATACTTAAACAGAATGGGATTACTCATGTTTTAAATTGTGTTGGCTTTGTTTGTCCGGAGTATTTCAAGGCTGATTTTGTTTACAGGACTCTGTGGCTGCAAGATAGTCCATCAGAGGATATTACTAGCATACTTTATGatgtttttgattattttgaggaTGTTAGGGAACAGGGTGGAAGGGTTTTTGTTCATTGCTGCCAGGGTGTATCAAGGTCCACATCATTGGTCATAGCATATCTTATGTGGAGAGAGGGACAGAGTTTCGATGATGCCTTTCAGTATGTAAAGGCTGCAAGAGGAATTGCAGATCCAAATATGGGTTTTGCTTGCCAGTTGTTACAGTGCCAAAAGAGGGTCCATGCATTCCCATTGAGCCCCAGTTCTTTATTGAGGATGTATAGAATTGCACCTCACTCACCATATGATCCTTTGCACCTAGTCCCTAAAATGCTGAATGATCCGTCTCCTTCTGTGCTGGATTCTAGAGGTGCATTTATTGTTCAGATACCTTCTGCAATATATATTTGGATTGGTAAAAACTGTGAATCTATCATGGAAAGGGATGCACGAGGTGCCGTTTGTCAGATTGTTCGGTATGAGAGAGTGCAGGGGCCTATAATAATGATAAAGGAAGGAGAAGAACAAGCTTATTTTTGGGATGCTTTCTCAAACCTTTTACCTTTGATGGATAAACCTGGAAACAAAGTTGAGGTAGGGGAGTCTGCTGTTAAGATTTGCGGTGAGAGGAAAGTGGATGCTTATAATgttgattttgagattttccaGAAGGCTATTAAGGGAGGTTTTGTCCCTCCATTTGCTTCATCGGAGAATGAACATGAAACCCACCTACCTGCAAGAGAAAGCAGTTGGAGCATGCTTAGACGTAAGTTTGCGTCTGGCATAATGAAGGAGTTTGTCTCAGCGCCAAAGATATTGCTCTCCAGGGTTTATTCAGATTCCATGATGATTGTTCACGCGTCATCACCGTCATCGACATCATCctcatcatcttcatcttccTCACCTCCTTATCTATCTCCTGATTCTATCTCTTCTGATTCAAGTACTTGTTCAAAGTACTTTTCGGAATCCTCTCTGGACTCACCTTCAGCCATTTCACGTTCGCTTCCGGTTTCTTCAACTTTGTCTAACTTATCTAACTTGTCTCTCGTCCCATCCCAAACTTCTTCTCGCCCCAAATCTAGTAGCTCAGAAGTTGTCAGTGTCAATCTTACTTCCCAGCCTTGTTCGCAGACTGCATCTTCACCCCTAAAAAAGGTTTCACCTTCCCTTGCAGAACGCCGAGGCAGTTTGTCAAAGTCTCTCAAGTTGCCAGTAATGAGTGATAACGTAAGAGTAACAAATGATCCACCATGTTTTCTAGTCAAGCAAGATGGGGTCAGGATAAATGAAAACAATAACTCATCATGTGAGTCAGATATTGAAATTGTCTTTGATTCCAAGCGTGGTGTTAGAAATGGCGGGGATCGTTTGATTCAAGGTTCCAATTTGAAGATATCTCCAGGTAGAATAGCTAATGCTGACTCACGTGATAAGCAATCTACTTTTGTTAATAGTTGTTTTGAACCTTGGAGAAATTATCCTTCCCAGGATGGTTTTGGATCTGCTGTCCCAAATAGAATGGAGGAAAGAATCCCAGCATGCCTTGGTGTAATTCAACCTTTAATATGTCGCTGGCCCAGCATAGAGAGGATGACAAAATTTAATAGAAGTGATCTAGATTCAAAATCTGCTTTTGCAATTTTTTCTCGAACTACAGCTGTAGGCAAAAGTGAAGATAGGATTCTATATTTTTGGGTAGGAAGGTCTTTTCATCATGACAAAAGCTTGATTCAGTTTAGCAGCAGAGTGCTAGGGGATAGAGAAGAGATTGACTGGAACCAAGTTTGTTATCATGTTCTAACTCAAATGGGTCTGCCGAAGGACACCCCAGTTAAG ATTGttaaagaagatgaagaacCAACAGAATTTCTTGCATTGCTGAGGATGTTGTAG
- the LOC18586240 gene encoding protein-tyrosine-phosphatase MKP1 isoform X2, with protein MVGKEDAPVNPRAPSCQLSGSRKMFWRSASWSSSRTSGQIPETEEKDLGADPNGNDGTNNGQTRRFPPPPLTPRSQQNCKARSCLPPLQPLSIARRSLDEWPKAGSDDIGEWPQPPTPSGNKSGERLKLDLSSIQRNNDKNGGLLKRDKIAFFDKECSKVAEHIYLGGDAVARDREILKQNGITHVLNCVGFVCPEYFKADFVYRTLWLQDSPSEDITSILYDVFDYFEDVREQGGRVFVHCCQGVSRSTSLVIAYLMWREGQSFDDAFQYVKAARGIADPNMGFACQLLQCQKRVHAFPLSPSSLLRMYRIAPHSPYDPLHLVPKMLNDPSPSVLDSRGAFIVQIPSAIYIWIGKNCESIMERDARGAVCQIVRYERVQGPIIMIKEGEEQAYFWDAFSNLLPLMDKPGNKVEVGESAVKICGERKVDAYNVDFEIFQKAIKGGFVPPFASSENEHETHLPARESSWSMLRRKFASGIMKEFVSAPKILLSRVYSDSMMIVHASSPSSTSSSSSSSSSPPYLSPDSISSDSSTCSKYFSESSLDSPSAISRSLPVSSTLSNLSNLSLVPSQTSSRPKSSSSEVVSVNLTSQPCSQTASSPLKKVSPSLAERRGSLSKSLKLPVMSDNVRVTNDPPCFLVKQDGVRINENNNSSCESDIEIVFDSKRGVRNGGDRLIQGSNLKISPGWFWICCPK; from the exons ATGGTGGGAAAAGAGGATGCTCCTGTTAATCCTAGGGCTCCATCATGCCAGCTTTCTGGCTCTCGGAAAATGTTTTGGCGTTCGGCTTCATGGTCCTCTTCTCGAACAAGTGGTCAAATTCCTGAAACTGAGGAGAAAGATCTAGGAGCAGATCCTAATGGTAATGATGGTACTAATAATGGACAAACTCGCCGGTTTCCGCCTCCTCCTTTAACCCCGCGCTCGCAACAGAATTGTAAGGCCAGGTCGTGTTTGCCACCTTTGCAGCCGTTGTCAATTGCGCGAAGGAGTTTGGATGAGTGGCCGAAGGCTGGTTCTGATGATATTGGTGAGTGGCCACAGCCACCGACCCCAAGTGGGAACAAGAGTGGTGAGAGGTTAAAGCTTGACTTATCGTCAATTCAGCGGAACAATGATAAGAATGGTGGGCTTTTGAAGAGGGATAAGATTGCTTTCTTTGATAAAGAATGCTCAAAAGTGGCAGAGCATATATATCTAGGTGGAGATGCTGTTGCGAGGGACAGGGAAATACTTAAACAGAATGGGATTACTCATGTTTTAAATTGTGTTGGCTTTGTTTGTCCGGAGTATTTCAAGGCTGATTTTGTTTACAGGACTCTGTGGCTGCAAGATAGTCCATCAGAGGATATTACTAGCATACTTTATGatgtttttgattattttgaggaTGTTAGGGAACAGGGTGGAAGGGTTTTTGTTCATTGCTGCCAGGGTGTATCAAGGTCCACATCATTGGTCATAGCATATCTTATGTGGAGAGAGGGACAGAGTTTCGATGATGCCTTTCAGTATGTAAAGGCTGCAAGAGGAATTGCAGATCCAAATATGGGTTTTGCTTGCCAGTTGTTACAGTGCCAAAAGAGGGTCCATGCATTCCCATTGAGCCCCAGTTCTTTATTGAGGATGTATAGAATTGCACCTCACTCACCATATGATCCTTTGCACCTAGTCCCTAAAATGCTGAATGATCCGTCTCCTTCTGTGCTGGATTCTAGAGGTGCATTTATTGTTCAGATACCTTCTGCAATATATATTTGGATTGGTAAAAACTGTGAATCTATCATGGAAAGGGATGCACGAGGTGCCGTTTGTCAGATTGTTCGGTATGAGAGAGTGCAGGGGCCTATAATAATGATAAAGGAAGGAGAAGAACAAGCTTATTTTTGGGATGCTTTCTCAAACCTTTTACCTTTGATGGATAAACCTGGAAACAAAGTTGAGGTAGGGGAGTCTGCTGTTAAGATTTGCGGTGAGAGGAAAGTGGATGCTTATAATgttgattttgagattttccaGAAGGCTATTAAGGGAGGTTTTGTCCCTCCATTTGCTTCATCGGAGAATGAACATGAAACCCACCTACCTGCAAGAGAAAGCAGTTGGAGCATGCTTAGACGTAAGTTTGCGTCTGGCATAATGAAGGAGTTTGTCTCAGCGCCAAAGATATTGCTCTCCAGGGTTTATTCAGATTCCATGATGATTGTTCACGCGTCATCACCGTCATCGACATCATCctcatcatcttcatcttccTCACCTCCTTATCTATCTCCTGATTCTATCTCTTCTGATTCAAGTACTTGTTCAAAGTACTTTTCGGAATCCTCTCTGGACTCACCTTCAGCCATTTCACGTTCGCTTCCGGTTTCTTCAACTTTGTCTAACTTATCTAACTTGTCTCTCGTCCCATCCCAAACTTCTTCTCGCCCCAAATCTAGTAGCTCAGAAGTTGTCAGTGTCAATCTTACTTCCCAGCCTTGTTCGCAGACTGCATCTTCACCCCTAAAAAAGGTTTCACCTTCCCTTGCAGAACGCCGAGGCAGTTTGTCAAAGTCTCTCAAGTTGCCAGTAATGAGTGATAACGTAAGAGTAACAAATGATCCACCATGTTTTCTAGTCAAGCAAGATGGGGTCAGGATAAATGAAAACAATAACTCATCATGTGAGTCAGATATTGAAATTGTCTTTGATTCCAAGCGTGGTGTTAGAAATGGCGGGGATCGTTTGATTCAAGGTTCCAATTTGAAGATATCTCCAG GATGGTTTTGGATCTGCTGTCCCAAATAG
- the LOC18586241 gene encoding beta-hexosaminidase 1 yields the protein MLPFSQKPHSKFSFFIFSFCVCQLVVLNSGFELDESLTYIWPLPSEFKSGNETLTVDPTLSLSVLGKGGDLKILREGFERYKKIIFKHVSGVSIFEKWIGIRSVYDISELRIIVNSDSEELQLGVDESYTLSVAKNDGKSIVGEATIEANTVYGALRGLETFSQLCAFDYGTKSVQVYKAPWYIQDKPRFAYRGLLLDTSRHYLPIDVIKQIIESMSYAKLNVLHWHIIDEQSFPLEVPTYPDLWKGSYTKWERYTVEDASEIVSFAKMRGIHVMAEVDVPGHAESWGAGYPDLWPTSSCREPLDVSKNFTFDLISGILSDIRKIFPFELFHLGGDEVNTDCWTSTPHIKQWLNNRNMTAKDAYQYFVLKAQEMAISKGWTPVNWEETFNAFASNLNPRTVVHNWLGPGVCPKAVAKGFRCIFSNQGVWYLDHLDVPWDQVYNAEPLEGINNVSEQNLVLGGEVCMWCETADTSNVQQTIWPRAAAAAERLWSKREPVSARNITLTALPRYQYFRCLLNRRGVQAAPATNKYARSPPNGPGSCYEQ from the exons ATGTTACCTTTTTCTCAAAAACCCCATTCCAAATTCagtttctttatattttcattttgtgtTTGTCAGCTTGTAGTGTTGAATTCTGGGTTTGAGTTGGATGAGTCATTGACTTATATTTGGCCTTTGCCATCTGAGTTTAAATCTGGCAATGAAACTTTGACTGTGGACCCAACTCTGTCTCTGTCTGTCTTGGGGAAAGGAGGGGACTTGAAGATTTTGAGGGAAGGATTTGAGAGATATAAGAAGATCATATTTAAACATGTTTCTGGGGTTTCAATTTTTGAGAAGTGGATAGGGATAAGATCTGTTTATGATATCAGTGAATTGAGGATCATTGTGAATTCAGACAGTGAAGAG CTTCAATTGGGTGTGGATGAGAGTTATACTTTGTCAGTGGCAAAGAATGATGGGAAGTCTATTGTTGGGGAGGCTACAATTGAG GCAAATACTGTTTATGGTGCATTAAGAGGGTTGGAG ACATTCAGCCAATTGTGTGCTTTCGATTATGGGACTAAATCAGTGCAAGTATACAAAGCACCATGGTACATCCAAGATAAGCCAAGGTTTGCATATCGTGGGCTTTTGCTTG ATACATCAAGGCACTATTTACCGATTGACGTCATTAAGCAGATAATTGAATCTATGTCTTATGCTAAACTT AATGTCCTTCATTGGCACATCATAGATGAGCAGTCGTTTCCTCTAGAAGTACCTACGTATCCAGATTTATGGAAAGGTTCTTATACAAAATGGGAACGCTATACGGTTGAGGATGCAAGTGAAATTGTTAG CTTCGCCAAAATGAGAG GCATTCATGTTATGGCAGAAGTAGATGTCCCTGGTCATGCGGAGTCATG GGGAGCTGGGTATCCTGATCTTTGGCCGACTTCTTCCTGCAGAGAACCACTTgatgtttcaaaaaattttacttttgatttgatttctgGCATTCTGTCAG ATATCAGAAAAATATTCCCATTTGAGCTCTTCCACTTGGGTGGTGATGAGGTTAATACAG ATTGCTGGACCTCTACTCCACACATAAAACAGTG GCTCAACAATCGTAATATGACTGCTAAGGATGCATATCAATATTTTGTACTCAAGGCCCAAGAAATGGCAATCTCAAAAGGCTGGACACCTGTCAATTG GGAAGAAACATTCAATGCTTTTGCATCAAATCTTAATCCACGAACTGTGGTGCATAACTG GTTGGGCCCTGGGGTTTGTCCAAAGGCCGTTGCAAAAGGATTCAGATGCATTTTCAGCAATCAAGGTGTTTGGTATCTTGACCATCTCGATGTTCCTTGGGATCAAGTTTACAATGCTGAGCCACTGGAAGGAATAAATAATGTATCCGAGCAAAACCTTGTTCTTGGAGGAGAAGTTTGTATGTGGTGCGAGACGGCTGATACATCAAATGTTCAGCAAACAATATGGCCTCGAGCTGCTGCTGCAGCAG AGCGCTTGTGGAGCAAGAGGGAGCCTGTATCTGCACGAAATATTACTTTAACTGCATTGCCTAGGTACCAGTACTTCAGATGCTTACTGAATCGGCGTGGGGTTCAAGCTGCTCCAGCCACAAATAAATATGCTCGAAGTCCTCCAAATGGTCCTGGGTCGTGCTATGAGCAATAA